The nucleotide window TTCTGATTGATGATGCGACGGATATCCAGGAAGCCTGGGTTAAAACAGCATCCTGTGTCGGTGTCACCGCCGGGGCATCCGCGCCGGATATTCTGGTTCAGAACGTGATTACCCGTCTGCAGGAACTGGGCGGTGGCGAAGCGGTTCCGCTGGAAGGACGCGAAGAAAACATTGTTTTCGAAGTGCCAAAAGAACTGCGTATCGACGCTCGCGAAGTAGAATAATGCGTATCAATGCCAGTCACTTGTTGACTGGCATTTTTTCAGTCAGATAGTTGATCATTGCCCGCATTCTGGCGGGCATATGTTTGTTACGCGTCCAAAGCAGCCAGAGTTCACCCGTATAGCTGCTGATAAACTCCCACTGTGGCAGCACCTGCACAATTTCCCCCTTTTCCAGAGCCTCACGTGCCGTAAACAGCGGTAAACTCCCAATGCCGACATGACGTTTGACCGCATCCAGCCGCACGCCCGTGTGGTTAGCCGCGTAACGTCCGTGCGTCTGTACGATCTCCGTTTTTCCCTGCAACGTAAATTTCCAGCGTGAATCGGCCGGGGTTTCACCGAGCGAAATACAGCTATATGACCGGAGGTCGTGCGGATGTTGTGGCGTGCCTGCGCGACGAAGATATTCTGGCGTGGCGCAAATAACATGGGTTACTGGCATCAGCGGTTTTCCGTACAGGCCAGGAGAGGGAGTATTGGTGATCCGTAATGCCAGATCGACACCATCATCGATCAGATCCATGTAACGATCTTCCAGACGCAGGCAGACGTCAATTTGTGGATAGCGCTCCAGGAACGCCGGGATCAGCGGATGGATCACAAACCGTCCCACGGCTTTCGGTACGCTCACCGTGAGCTTTCCCTGTGCAACGGTTTGCAGACTGCTACCGGAATCCATTGCCTGTTGTGCTGCTTCCAGCATATCCAAAGCATGTTCATAAACCGATTTTCCGGTTTCGGTAAGTGCCAGCTTGCGCGTGGTGCGGTGCAGTAACTTAGATCCCATCTCCTTCTCGAGGCGTGAAACACAACGACTGATCGCTGAGGGCGTTGCTCCCGTCATACGGGCTGCAGTTGAAAAATTGCCGTGTTCTACGATGGTCACGAAGGTGGCAAGATCGGGAAGCAGTGCAGGTTTCATTTGTGCATACCAGGCAATAGTGCATTGTTTGAAAGGCGGATTATCGATGCTTAAGTGATGAATATACTGTCAGGGTACAGAGGAGAACAACCATGACAGAACGACTTTATTACACAAGTGAAGCGACAGAAGGCCGCGCGAAGGTGATCCGTTGCACTGAAGAGCCTGATGGTCGCTATGCCGTTGAGCTGGATCAGACCCTTTTCCATCCGCAGGGTGGCGGACAGCCAGCGGACCGGGGGTTGATCGCGGGGATCGCGGTGGAGGGGGTGAGCCTGCGCGGGGAGCAAGTCATTCATATTCTGGCTCGACCGCTTGTGCCAGGCGAGGTGGAAATGCAGGTCGATAAAAGCGCGCGAGTGCGTCATTCCCGCTGGCACAGCGCAGGCCATTTGATTGGTTGTGCCGGTGAGCAATTTGGCTGGGAGCCGGTGAAAGCTCATCACTGGCCAGGTGAAGGACGGATTACCTTTGTGCCACGAGAGCCGCAGGCGTCACTGCCTGATGCAAACAGGCTGAGCGCGATGATTGACGGCTGGAAAGCGGACAACCTGCTTCGTCAGACCGAAATTGAAGCGGGCAGACGCAGGGTTCGCTTTGGCGATCTCCCGGCCTATCCGTGTGGCGGAACGCATGTAAGACAGCTGGCGGAAATAGGGGAGATGCAGCTCATCGGGCTGAAAATGAAAAAAGGACAGCTGGTGGTCACTTATACCCTCCACGAGCAGGAGTAACAGGAGTGTGATTAACCCGACAGAGCGGGGGGCTGAGCAGGAGGTTAACCGGTTAATCTGGTAAGCTTGTCATGTTGTTCTCCTCGGGCCGGAGATAAACATGAACTCTGACGTTATCCTGCCACCCCAGGTGGCGTGGGCCAGCGGTGTATTCGCTAACGGTCCACTTATCCGCAAGACGACACACATCGCCGATCTGCCTGGCGTTTTCATTGATGACGATGCCTGGCGTGGCTGCGAACCGCGGCAGCGCGTCTATGACGTTGAAATGCTCGACTCCCCGTCGGACGAAGGGTCGCTGTACGTTGGCGTGACCCATCTTTACGCGGGCAAAATCGGTGATGAGTTCTTTATGACGCGCGGTCATTTTCACCAGCGCCGCGAACAGGGCGAGGTCTATTTTGGCCTGCGTGGATGTGGCTTGCTGCTGCTTCAGACGCCATCCGGTGAGGCACGCCTTGAACGCGTGAAGGCCGGTTCCGTGCACATCATTCCCTCTTTCAGCGCGCACCGTCTGATTAACACGGGTGAAGACACCCTTTCTGCGCTGGCGGTCTGGCCCAGCGTGGCCGGACACGACTATGCGGCATTGGCCGGTGGTTTTTCGCTTCGTGTATTTGCCTCTGAACATCACCCGCAGGGATGGGAGGTCGGAAATGGTTAACGTTGGACTGGATATAGCCATCACACACTGTCCATTGGGTTTTAGCTATGGAGAGGATGTGACCGGACCGATGCCGGAGATCCGCACGCTGGATCAGATCCGCCCATCGCTGCGCAACCCGGATTGCGAAGGACCAGAGCAGGTGTACGCCATCGCGATGGACGTGGCACGCCTGGCGGACAGGCAAGAACTCGAAAAACGGATGCTGCTTTTTGGCGTGGTCACCTACGCCGCAGGCACGCTCGGCGATGAACCGGTCCGCAGTCAGGGGCATATCCATCGCATTAGCCAACACAGCGGATGGTCGCCGCCTGAGCTGTATGAAATCTGGCAGGGTAAAGCGATTATCTACATGCAGGAGTATGTTGACGACGATCCGGGCCGCTGTTTTGCGGTGCTCGCGGGGCCTGGTGAAAAAGTGCTGGTCCCTCCCGGATGGGGACATGCAACCATTTCGGCCTCTCCCGAAGAGCCGCTGACGTTTGGTGCGTGGTGTGACCGGGAATATGGTTTTGAGTATGATGCCGTTCGCGCGCGAAAAGGTCTGGCCTGGTATCCCTTAGTTCAGGGAAATCATATTGTCTGGCAGCACAATAGCCACTACAGACCGGGGCGATTACAGGTGATTACGCCGCGTAGTTATTCTGAGTTCGGTATTACTGATGCGCCTGTTTATCAGCAGTTTATTGACGATCCGGCGCGGTTCCAGTTTATTTCGCGCCCGGATAAAACGGCAGCACTGTGGGATAACTTCCATCCATAGAAGGACCGGGGCATTGCCCCGGTTCTCTTATCCTGCAAACAAACCGGACGCCACCCCCAGCGCCGCGAGTATAAGCAGCAATATCATGGCTTTTACCGGTGACACGCCGCGTTTGGCCATCAGATACCAGGTTCCCAGCACCACGGCCAGCGGAAGCAACTGCGGGAAAATACCGTCCAGCATCTGCTGTACGTGAATGTTAACCCCGTCCCGCGTGATGAACTCCAGCCCGGTACCGAGCTTCACATAGCTGGCCGCCACACCACCCATGACGAATACGCCCAGCAACGAGAGCGCTTCCCGTAGTCGGGTGGATTTGCTGCTGACCAGCATCTCTACGGAGCCTGAACCCATCTGGTAGCCTTTAAGAAACAGGAACCAGGAGCCCGGGATAATAATGGCCAGCCAGGCGACGGTATAAAACAGCGGGCCAAGGATATTTCCACCTGCCGCCAGCGCCATCCCGATGCTGAGAAGGATCGGAATAAGCATCCCGGGGATCATTGAATCACCGATCCCGGCGATCGGCCCCATCAGGCCCACCTTCAGGGTGTTAATGGTTTCGCCGTCAATTGGCTCACCGTTGGCTTTCTTCTCTTCCAGCCCCAGCGCCATACCGTTAACAATTGCGCCAATTTGTGGCTCAGTGTTGTAGAACGACGCGTGACGGCGCAGCATCTCGGTGCGTTGAGCCGCATCGGGATAGAGTTTTTTTGCCACCGGCAGCATGCTCAGGCAGAAGCCGAAGGATTCCAGGCGTTCAAAGCTCATTGAGGAGAGGTTGTGCATCATCCACGCCCGCCAGCAGCGGCGCAGATCCTTGCGGGTGAGTTTACGTTCTTCCATCAGAATTCATCCTCGTCGTCAGGGACCGGTGCTGAAGTCACGGTCTGCGGTGTTTCGGGTTTGTAGTTGTAATGGATCAATGCCAGCAGGGCACCCACGATCACCAGCGCGACCATATTGAGTTTCAGGAAAACGATGCAGACGAAGCCCACCAGGAAGTAGATGAGCATGGTGTAGCTTTTGATGATCTGCTTAAGCAGGATGGCAATACCGACAGCGGGTAAAATGCCGCCCAGCACGTTCATGGTGGAGAGGACGATGTGCGGCAGGCTGTCCATAAAACCGCTAATGTACTGCGCGCCAAAAAAGACGGCGATAAAGGTGGGCACAAAGCGCAGCACAAAATTCATCGCCTGCGGCCAGATGGCGCTGTTGAGGTAGATGCCGCGTTCATCGCCGTGTTCCAGCGCTACATCCGCCCGATGATTCCAGAACGAGTTCAGCACCATCATCGCATTAAAGAGAATGGTTCCGGCGATACCGATAGTCGCTGCCAGCGCGACGGCAACCTCGGGTCCTTTGCCGGAAAGTATCCCCAGCGCAATGGCCGGATAAGCCACAAAGTTTAAATCTGCTGGCATCGAGCCGCCGGGGGTCACCATCGCGATATACACCGCCTGCACCGCTACGCCAATCATAATCCCGGTTTTGATATCGCCCAGGATCAGGCCAACCAGCATCCCGGAAATGAGCGGTCGGGAGATGAGATACCAGCCGCCGGTCAGCCCTAAAAGCCACGGGCTACTGAGTGCCCCCAGATAACACAGCAGGCCAATTAAAGACGCTTCAATAATCATGATCTGCTCCTTATTTCAGCTTTTGTCTGGCATCCTGCCAGCTATAAAAACTGGCATCGGGAACCAGGCGGAATTCAATCGCGTGTCCCTGGACGGTCAGCCACTCGAACGCCGCTGCTTCATCTTTCGTTACCGATTGATTCGGACCGATGGTGATCGTATTCGCGCGAGCGCTCATCGGCCCTACGTTGATTTTACCGTTGCTGTTTTTCAGGCTAATACCTGCCTGTTCAATGCGCTGCAGCGTGAGCGGTGATTTGCCAATAACGAAATAGCGCTTCTCGCTGGCAATCACTTTTGGCAGTTTTTCGATCGCGGTTGCCGTATCGAACAGCCACACTTTGGTATCGGAGACCGCCCCTTTCATGACCGACGATAACAGCGGATCGGCCGCGACGGCATCGTCAATGGCAACGATGCCGTCGCAGGGCAGCTCCCTGGCCCAGCGTGTAATGAGCTGCCCGTGGATCACGCGGTCGTCAATGCGTACAAAAGAAATACTCATATGCGGCTCCTTAAAAATCGTCTGTCTGTGCTGTATCTACCCGTTTCGCCTGTACCAGCGTTGGCAGCGCGAGTTCGATAATGTGTGCGGCAGCATGATGAACATCGCATGCCATCATCACCTCGTCGGTTTGCAGTAGCATCGGGAAGTTGACCCCCGCCACCACGGCGACCGGTGGCCGCGCATGCGGACTAAACGCGGCCTCACAGGCCACGTTCCACGGTGTGCCGCTTTGCATATCGCACAATACCAGCACGCCGTCAGCGTTGACGCTTGCCGCTTCCAGCGTGGTGCTGAAATCACGGCGAAAGCCCTCTATCCCCGCCTGTTCAGTCAGACAAACGGCGTGTACGCAGGGAAGGTCGCCATAAACCATCCGGCTGCTCTCCAGCAGCGCGGCGGCAAGTGGACCGTGGGTCGCGACAATAAAATGAATCATCGTTAGCTCCTTACCCAGGCTTTGATGGTCGCCAGTGGCCGCCCGGAGGTATTGGCTGATGGTGAAATGCGGTATTCCCCCACGCTGGCCGGAATGATGAAGGTTTCGGCGTAATGGACGGTAAATGGCTCAAATGCACCGGTCGGGCTGTCGACAATTGCTTCGCCGCCCTCTACCAGATTCAGCACATTCACGCCGCCGCTGGTGTGATGCACAACGGGTTCACTAAACCAGTGGCGGCGGGTTTCGATAAATTCACGCTCGTGCAGGCCGGTGCGTTCTTCGCGCCAGCGGTTTCCTTCGGCAATGGGTTCAAACTGATTCACCAGATGTTGGTGGACCCACTGCGTGTCGCGCTGCCAGTCGATCACCTTTTCGCCATGTTCCAGATGTACCGGACGCGGCAGACCGTCCAGACCCAGACGGCCCCAGTCCCACAGTTTGAAGGTGAAGATATACGGCGTGGCGCTGATCTCCAGTACCATTGTTCCCGCGCCGGAGCAGTGCACCGTACCTGCAGGGATCAGGAAATGGTCATGTTTTTTCGCCGGGATCTGATTAACGAACCGGGCGTCATCAAACGTTTTTTCACCACGGCCCGCACGTCTGAGGTCGTCCATCATCGCCTGCGGATCGGTACCGGTTTTGGTGCCCAGATAGACCACAGCCCCCGGCCTGGCTTCCAGAATGTAATAGCTCTCATCCTGGGTGTAGTGCATCCCGAACTGCTGCTGGATGTACTCGGTAATGGGGTGGACCTGGAAGCTCAGATTCTGGCCGCCAATGGTATCGAGGAAGTCAAAACGGATCGGGAACTCCGCACCGAAACGTGCGTGAACTTTCTCGCCCAGCAGAGCACGAGGCTCGAGCAAGACCAGATCCTGAGAGGGGATCTCGATCCGCACTGCACCAAAACGCAGTAACAGGCTGTTCTCCTCGGGCACGCAGTCAAAACACCATGCGTAATTGGCGGCAGAGGGATCGAGATCGAATTGCTGTTTCATCCACTGGCCGCCCCAGACGCCAGGATCGAAAAATGGCACCACGCGGAAAGGCTGAGTGGTGGTCTGCTCAAGCCCGGCTCGCAGGGCCTCACCGCTGACCATCGCGGGCTGGTTTTTCCGGGTCGTATCCAGTAAAAAATCGGCGCGCCTGAGCAGCGGTGTTTTGTGGCGATCGAAGACGCGCCATTCGACAAAAAAAGCGCGTTTGTAGCGACGCAGCATATCTTCATGCTGATTCGCTGCTCCCCAGTTCCCCATCTCACCGCTGCGCATACGCTGCTGGATCTCCCAGCGCGGAAGATCGGCATACACCAGAACATCACCCGGATGGATAAGCGCCGCACCGGGGCCGTAAATCACAATCAGCCCCCCGGAGCACTGGTTCACCTGATTCTGCAGCGCATCCAGACGAGCGGGATCAAAAAACTCACCAAGCTGGTGGCAGGAGAGTACGCCAAAGACGCGATCGTCGGTGAGGTTGCGTGCAAGCATCTCATGGATGGCAAACTCATCCTGTCGCGCCTGTTCGGCATTAATCGTTAGCGTTGGACGTAACCGCGGCAGCACGTTGTCTTCAAGTTCGGTCAGGCGAACACCCGGATAGCAATCAATCACCAGGACGGTGCGGCTGTGCTGTTGGGTTTTTGCATCAAGGATGCGGGTAATCGCCTCCCATCCTTGCCAGGCGCTGTCGTCATAACCCTGAATCATCACCGTGGGGAATTTGTCGTAGGTTGTCATCTTATCCTCCGTAATCACTATTTAAGGTTATTCGATTAACCGCATTTGAGAAGAGTGGTTAACGCGATTAACCCGCCATATACACGAATGAAATCCGGATCGGCGGCGGTAATGTGAAGAGACTCACACGGAAAAATGCAAAAAATAGGTTATTCGATTAATCTGTAGTGATGTTTAAGGAGACAACATGACGGGAATTACACTGGTTGATGTCGCGAAACGCGCCGGCGTGTCAACGGCGACGGTCTCTATGGTGCTCTGCAACAAAGGTCGCATTTCGCAAAGTACCCGCGAACGCGTGCTTAAGGCGCTGGACGAGTCCGGTTATGTCTATAACCAGACGGCGGCCAATTTGCGTAACCGCAGCAGTAATCAGGTCGGGCTGCTATTGCACGATATCACCAACCCTTTTTACGGAGAGATGACGGCAGGGCTAAGTCATGAAATGGAGCGCCATGAACTGCTGCTTTTTCTGGCGAATAGCGAGGAATCCGCAGAGCGACAGCAAAAATTTGTTGATTCGCTGATGCGCAATAACGTCGGCGGTATGGTGCTGTGTGCCGCCCGCGAAACGCCACAGGCCTTTTTTGATGGACTGAAGCGGCGCAGCATTCCGGCTATCATGGTTGTGCGCCCGCTGAACGATCCGGATTTTGATTTTGTCGGCACGGACAACTTCTTAGGCACGCAGATGGCGACAGAACATCTGCTCAGAATAGGCCATCGGCATATTGCGTTTATTGGGGGGAGCCAGAACTCGGGCTCACGGGCGCAGCGTATCGGTGGCTTTACCAGCAAGCTGCTGGAATACGGCGTGACACCGAATCCTGCCTGGATCAGGACGTCGCAGGCCAGCCAAAGCGACGGCGCGCGCGTGGCGGAGGCGTTACTGCTTGAGCATCCAAACATCAGCGCTGCGATTTGCTATCAGGATATTGTGGCGCTGGGGGTGATGCAAAGTTTACGCAAGCTGGGCCGTGAACCGGGGCGTGATTTTGCGCTGGTCGGTTTTGATGACATTACCGAAGCGGCTCTGGTGCAGCCTGCATTGACCACCGTATCAGTGGCGGCAAAAGAGATTGGCCGTAAGGCGGGGGAATTACTGTACAGCCGCATACAGGGTAATGACGAACCCGCCAAACGGATCATCCTGCCGCCAGCGCTGGTGGTGCGGGAATCATGTGGTTTCCGCTGACGATCATGTCTTTTACTGATATTTGAGTCGGTTTCACGTTAAATTCTAATTATCGGTGTTTTCAGTTGGCGGCCTCTGCGAAGGCTGGGTAATCTGAAAACGGTTTACATCATTTTAACGTAAGAGAATAACTATGCATGATGCACAGATCCGTGTCGCTATTGCGGGCGCGGGTGGACGTATGGGCCGTCAGCTGATTCAGGCGGCACTACAGATGGATGGCGTGGCACTTGGTGCGGCGCTGGAGCGTGAAGGCTCATCGCTTCTTGGTACTGACGCAGGTGAGCTGGCGGGGGCGGGTAAGACAGGCGTCACCGTACAGTCCAGCCTGGATGCGGTAAAAGATGACTTTGATGTGTTCATCGATTTTACGCGCCCGGAAGGGACGTTGAACCATCTGGCGTTTTGCCGTCAGCACGGTAAAGGGATGGTGATTGG belongs to Enterobacter cloacae and includes:
- a CDS encoding glucose-6-phosphate isomerase encodes the protein MNSDVILPPQVAWASGVFANGPLIRKTTHIADLPGVFIDDDAWRGCEPRQRVYDVEMLDSPSDEGSLYVGVTHLYAGKIGDEFFMTRGHFHQRREQGEVYFGLRGCGLLLLQTPSGEARLERVKAGSVHIIPSFSAHRLINTGEDTLSALAVWPSVAGHDYAALAGGFSLRVFASEHHPQGWEVGNG
- a CDS encoding PTS N-acetylgalactosamine transporter subunit IID — its product is MSISFVRIDDRVIHGQLITRWARELPCDGIVAIDDAVAADPLLSSVMKGAVSDTKVWLFDTATAIEKLPKVIASEKRYFVIGKSPLTLQRIEQAGISLKNSNGKINVGPMSARANTITIGPNQSVTKDEAAAFEWLTVQGHAIEFRLVPDASFYSWQDARQKLK
- a CDS encoding mannose-6-phosphate isomerase, with product MTTYDKFPTVMIQGYDDSAWQGWEAITRILDAKTQQHSRTVLVIDCYPGVRLTELEDNVLPRLRPTLTINAEQARQDEFAIHEMLARNLTDDRVFGVLSCHQLGEFFDPARLDALQNQVNQCSGGLIVIYGPGAALIHPGDVLVYADLPRWEIQQRMRSGEMGNWGAANQHEDMLRRYKRAFFVEWRVFDRHKTPLLRRADFLLDTTRKNQPAMVSGEALRAGLEQTTTQPFRVVPFFDPGVWGGQWMKQQFDLDPSAANYAWCFDCVPEENSLLLRFGAVRIEIPSQDLVLLEPRALLGEKVHARFGAEFPIRFDFLDTIGGQNLSFQVHPITEYIQQQFGMHYTQDESYYILEARPGAVVYLGTKTGTDPQAMMDDLRRAGRGEKTFDDARFVNQIPAKKHDHFLIPAGTVHCSGAGTMVLEISATPYIFTFKLWDWGRLGLDGLPRPVHLEHGEKVIDWQRDTQWVHQHLVNQFEPIAEGNRWREERTGLHEREFIETRRHWFSEPVVHHTSGGVNVLNLVEGGEAIVDSPTGAFEPFTVHYAETFIIPASVGEYRISPSANTSGRPLATIKAWVRS
- a CDS encoding alanyl-tRNA synthetase is translated as MTERLYYTSEATEGRAKVIRCTEEPDGRYAVELDQTLFHPQGGGQPADRGLIAGIAVEGVSLRGEQVIHILARPLVPGEVEMQVDKSARVRHSRWHSAGHLIGCAGEQFGWEPVKAHHWPGEGRITFVPREPQASLPDANRLSAMIDGWKADNLLRQTEIEAGRRRVRFGDLPAYPCGGTHVRQLAEIGEMQLIGLKMKKGQLVVTYTLHEQE
- a CDS encoding PTS sorbose transporter subunit IIC yields the protein MIIEASLIGLLCYLGALSSPWLLGLTGGWYLISRPLISGMLVGLILGDIKTGIMIGVAVQAVYIAMVTPGGSMPADLNFVAYPAIALGILSGKGPEVAVALAATIGIAGTILFNAMMVLNSFWNHRADVALEHGDERGIYLNSAIWPQAMNFVLRFVPTFIAVFFGAQYISGFMDSLPHIVLSTMNVLGGILPAVGIAILLKQIIKSYTMLIYFLVGFVCIVFLKLNMVALVIVGALLALIHYNYKPETPQTVTSAPVPDDEDEF
- a CDS encoding PTS fructose transporter subunit IIA; translation: MIHFIVATHGPLAAALLESSRMVYGDLPCVHAVCLTEQAGIEGFRRDFSTTLEAASVNADGVLVLCDMQSGTPWNVACEAAFSPHARPPVAVVAGVNFPMLLQTDEVMMACDVHHAAAHIIELALPTLVQAKRVDTAQTDDF
- the malI-2 gene encoding LacI family transcriptional regulator, which encodes MTGITLVDVAKRAGVSTATVSMVLCNKGRISQSTRERVLKALDESGYVYNQTAANLRNRSSNQVGLLLHDITNPFYGEMTAGLSHEMERHELLLFLANSEESAERQQKFVDSLMRNNVGGMVLCAARETPQAFFDGLKRRSIPAIMVVRPLNDPDFDFVGTDNFLGTQMATEHLLRIGHRHIAFIGGSQNSGSRAQRIGGFTSKLLEYGVTPNPAWIRTSQASQSDGARVAEALLLEHPNISAAICYQDIVALGVMQSLRKLGREPGRDFALVGFDDITEAALVQPALTTVSVAAKEIGRKAGELLYSRIQGNDEPAKRIILPPALVVRESCGFR
- a CDS encoding LysR family transcriptional regulator, which gives rise to MKPALLPDLATFVTIVEHGNFSTAARMTGATPSAISRCVSRLEKEMGSKLLHRTTRKLALTETGKSVYEHALDMLEAAQQAMDSGSSLQTVAQGKLTVSVPKAVGRFVIHPLIPAFLERYPQIDVCLRLEDRYMDLIDDGVDLALRITNTPSPGLYGKPLMPVTHVICATPEYLRRAGTPQHPHDLRSYSCISLGETPADSRWKFTLQGKTEIVQTHGRYAANHTGVRLDAVKRHVGIGSLPLFTAREALEKGEIVQVLPQWEFISSYTGELWLLWTRNKHMPARMRAMINYLTEKMPVNK
- a CDS encoding PTS fructose transporter subunit IID — protein: MEERKLTRKDLRRCWRAWMMHNLSSMSFERLESFGFCLSMLPVAKKLYPDAAQRTEMLRRHASFYNTEPQIGAIVNGMALGLEEKKANGEPIDGETINTLKVGLMGPIAGIGDSMIPGMLIPILLSIGMALAAGGNILGPLFYTVAWLAIIIPGSWFLFLKGYQMGSGSVEMLVSSKSTRLREALSLLGVFVMGGVAASYVKLGTGLEFITRDGVNIHVQQMLDGIFPQLLPLAVVLGTWYLMAKRGVSPVKAMILLLILAALGVASGLFAG